Within the Oncorhynchus masou masou isolate Uvic2021 chromosome 1, UVic_Omas_1.1, whole genome shotgun sequence genome, the region ccctgaacacaccatacccactgtcaaacatgatggtggcagcatcatggtttgggcctgcttttcttcagcagggacaggaaagatggttaaaattgatgggaagatggatggagccaaatacaggaccattctggaagaacacctgatggagtctgcaaaagacctgagactgggacggagatttgtcttccaacaagacaatgatccaaaacataaagcaaaatctacaatggaatggttcaaaaataaacatatccaggtgttagaatggccaagtcaaagtccagacctgaatccaatcgagaatctgtggaaagaactgaaaactgctgttcacaaatgctctccatccaacctcactgagctcgagctgttttgcaaggaggaatgggaaaaaatttcaccagtctctcgatgtgcaaaactgatagagacataccccaagcgacttacagctgtaatcgcagcaaaaggtggctctacaaagtattaacttaagggggctgaataattttgcacgcctccaatttttcagtttttgaattgttaaaaaagtttgaaatatccaataaatgtcgttccacttcatgattgtgtcccacttgttgttgattcttcacaaaaaaatacagttttatatctttatgtttgaagcctgaaatgtggcaaaaggtcgcaaagttcaagggggccgaatactttcgcaaggcactgtatatgacccATTACCTTTTATGTTTAAGTCAACATTAACCTTGTAATggctttcctcctcttcgtctgaggaggagtagcaaggatcggtCCAATACTCagagtggtaagtgtccatgacaTTTTAATAATCACTGAACACGACaacatacaaaaataacaaagtgtaacggttttctatatgcgaaggagagtcggaccaaaatgcggcgtggctattgagattcatgtttaatgaaaaaacacactaaacacaaacactacaaaacaataaacataacGAACaccaaaacagcctaatactggtgtaaactagtacacgtgtcacggctttcgttgtgggaaggaggagcggaccaaaatgcagcgtggttgttattcattttattataataaagaaactatacacgataaactaacaaaataacaaacgtgcgaaaaccaaaaacagccctatctggtgcaaaacacagagacaggaacaatcacccacaaacacacagtgaaacccaggctacctaaatatggttcccaatcagagacaatgactaacatctgcccctgattgagaaccatatcaggccaaacacagaaatagacaagcaagacatccaacatagaatgcccactcagatcacaccctgaccaaccaaaacataggaacatacaaagtaaactatggccagggcatgacaacacgacagacataaggacaggaaaaggaacaaaaggacaatcacccacgaaacactcaaagaatatggctgcctaaatatggtccccccccccccccccaaggtgcggactcccggccgcacaccaaaacccataggggagggtccgggtgggcgtctgttcacggtggcggctccggcgctggacgtggaccccactctaacaaagtcttagtccattttCCTCTCGTacttagataggcgaccctcgccgccgaccttggcctagtagtcgTCAtccaggaccccactggactgaggggcagctcgggactgaggggcagctcgggactgaggggcagctcggggctgagttagctcgggactgaggggtagctcgtgactgaggggtagctcggcactgagaggaagctcagcactgagaggaagctcagcactgagaggaagctcaggcaggtagttggctctggcagatcctggctggctggcggttctggcagatcctggctgactggcggatctggaagagtctggctgactggtggatctggaagagtctggctgactggcggatctggaagagtctggctgactggcggatcctggctgacgggcggatctggaagagtctggctgactggcggatcctggcagactggcggatctggctgctccatgctgactggcagctctggctgctccatgctgactggcggctctggctgctccatgctgactgacggctctggctgctccatgcagactggcagctctggcggcttcttgcagactggaagctctggcggcttcttgcagaaaggcagctctggctgctccatgcagactggcagctctggcagctccttgcagactggcagctccttgcagactggcagctccttgaagactgacagctccttgcagactgacagttccttgcagactggcagctccttgcagactggcagccctggctgctccttgcagactggcagctccttgcagactgacagctccttgcagactggcagctccttgcagactggcagccctggctgctccttgcagactggcagctctggctgctccttgcagactggcgctgaacaggcaggagactccagcagcgctgtagaggaggaaggctctggtagcgctaaacaggtgggagactccggcagcgcaggagaggaggaaggctctggcagcgctggagaggcgaggcgcactgtaggcctgatgcgtggtgctggcactggtgacactgggccgaggacacgcacaggaagccgtgtgaggggagctgccaccggagggctggtgtgtggaggtggcacaggatgggctagactgtgaaggcgtactggagatcttgagagcagggctggcacaggacgtgcaacgctagggaggtgcacaggaggcctggtgcgtgaggctggcacaatcttcaccagccgactaacacgcatctcaggacgagtatggagcgctgacccaggtgccatcaaatccccgacacgctccgtcgggcgaattccatgcttaaagcaccaacacagcaactccctcttaactctctcctccaatttccccattaattccttcacagtctctgcttcgctcacctccaacaccggctctggttctggtctcctccttggctcctcacgataaacagggggagttggctcaggtctgactcctgactctgccacactctccctgtgcccccccaAGAATTTTTATGGgcctgactctcgggcttccatcctcgtcgccgtgctgcctcctcataccagcgcctctccgcttttccGCCTCCaattcttccttggggcggcaatattctccaggctgtgcccagggtccttctccgtctaggATTTCCttccaagtccagaaatccttatttcgtatctcctgctgccgctgcctgttgtCACGCCGCCTGGTcctgattctgtaacggttttctatatgcgaaggagagtcggaccaaaatgtggcgtggctattgggattcatgtttaatgaaaaaaacacactaaacacaaacactacaaaacaataaacgtaacgaaaaccgaaacagcctaatactggtggaAACTAGTACACGACAGAtataaggacaggaaaaggaacaaaaggacaatcacccacgaaacactcaaagaatatggctgcctaaatatggttcccaatcggagacaacgataaacacctgcctctgattgagaaccacttcagacagccatagattcaccaagaacaccccactaagctaccatcccaatacatgtgaaaaaaacccaagacaaaacacaccacatacaaaaacccatgtcacaccctggcctgaccaaatagataaagaaaacacaaaatactaagaccagggcgtgacacaaagtGAATGAAAACGGAaacaacaaaacaggaaacaatcaaccacgaaacacaggtgggaaaaggcaacctaagtatggttctcaataagagacaactaacgacacctgcctctgattgagaaccataccaggccaaacacaaaaacacaacatagaaaaacgaacatagacaacccacccaactcccgctctgaccatactaaaacaaagacataacaacaagactaaggtcagaacgtgccagtaccccccccccccctcccccaaaggtgcggactacAGAGCCGGAGTGATGGGCaattctggcagctcctgactgacgggctgctctggcagctcaggacagacgggtgactctggcagctcaggacagacgggcgactctggcagctcaggacagacgggcgactctggcagctcaggacagacgggcgactctggcagctcaggacagatgagatactctggcagctcaggacagacaagagactctggcagcgctggacaggagggagcacctggaggaaggagacggagagacagcttGGTACGTGGGActgccaccggaggcctggtgcgtggaggaggcaccggatagaccggaccgtggaggcgcactggaggtctcgagcaccgatcctgcacaaccctacctggctggatGCTCCCCGTCGCCAGGctagtgcggcgaggtggaatagaccgaaatgggctgtgctggcgaaccggggacaccgtgcgtagggctggtgccatgtatcccggcccaaggagacgcactggagaccagatgcgatgagccagcttcatggcacttggctcgatgcccactctagcccggcagaTACGAGGCGCTGCGATGTAACGCACCAGGCTATGCCTGCACACCGGGAACACTGTGCatctcacggcataacacggtgcctgcccggtccacctctctccacggtaagcacagggagttggctcaggtctcctacctgacttagctacactccccgtgtgccccctcccccccaatacatttttggggctgcctctcgggatTCCTTGACCGCCGTgccaactccattctccggtatccctcctcgcactgttccagagaatcccaggcgggttccggcactctccctgggtcgaccgaccaCCTTTCTATCTCGTCCCATGTTGTTACCTCTTCCAGATAGCGCTgctccttaccacgctgcatggtcctttggtggtgggtgattctgtaacgcttgtcgtgggtggaggaagaggaggaccaatacgcagcgtggtaagtgttcatgatacttTAATAATCACTGAACACGACAAAATataaaaataacaaagtgaatgaaaacgaaaaccgaaacagtcctgaatggtgacacaaacaacaaaacaggaaacaatcacccacgaaacacaggggctaaaaggctacctaagtatgattctcaatcagagacaactaacgacacctgcctctgattgagaaccataccaggccaaacacaaaaacacaacatagaaaaacgaacatagacaacccgcccaactcacgccctgaccatactaaaacaaagacataacaaaagaactaaggtcagaacgtgacaaacctTTTATACCcttttatatacactaccctttATATTACCCTTACattacacttttatattttattaactctaggttggtaaaatacaaaataaaataaaaacattttttaacagTGGCTACATTCTCAGAAAAGCAGTGTTATAATCCACTTGAACAAGCTTCACTGAAGAATTCAGCTGTGAATGCTCTTGTATGAGCAAAAACTACTGTTTTAATGTAACTACTTTCCAGCTTCTAAGACCATCTCTTTGCATTACAGAGGTGTCTTGAGATGAGATTTTAAGTCTGTGAGCCTGTTAGAAACTGGGGGACATAGTTGGGGACTTAAGTCAGTCAGAGTCTACCTGATACAAAAACAAGAGTTGTTGTTTTGCATTCTGTTCATCCCGCCTTCTGATTTCACCTATCATTCAGATGAAATATGGCAAGCCATAATGGAAGCATAAACTCATACCTTCTCATATCTTTACTGGTTGTTTCTTGGAGAACCAACGATGGTGGGGAAATTCTACTATTTCCCTTAGAAGGTAGCCACTGGTTGAACATGGACAATCTGATCAAGGCTCTTCACTCTCAGGGACACAGCGTCACAGTGGTACGGCCAACTAAAGTTGGTATATTAAAGAAGGGTCTCTACATTACAGTTTTCTTACAATACCTGTCACTGATGATGTGGAATATGAGGAATTTGTAAAGCCAATCGTGAAGAAAGTAATtgatatagagagaggaaagagctCTGTATTAAACTTTATACATTTTCAAATCGAGATGTTCTCTGCAATGTCTAAGGTTCATGGACTGGAATGTGACACGGCAACTGCTGTATTGAAAGACAAGGATTTAATGAAGACCATAAAAGAGAGCAAGTATGACCCGGTGTTTACTGACCCAGCATGGGGGACTGGTATTTTGGTGGCTCACTATCTTCAGGAACCTCTAGTCTACAATGTACAGTGGGTAAACAGTGGAGTGGGACGTTAAGCCATTGCACCATCCCCTATGTCTTATATTCCAATGACTGGATCAGGGCTCTCACACAAAATGATCTTCACAGAGAGAGTAAAGAATGTGCTTTTCCATTTGCTTTGGGAAGCTCACGACAGATGTTTTATTCAGCCACATTACCAAAATGTTTGTAATGGGTTCTTCCAACCAGGTGTGGACTTCTATGAGTTATTACAGGGAGCTGGTCATTGGCTCATGAGAGTTGACTTTGTGTTCGAGTTCCCTTGTCCCGTCATGCCTAATTATATCTATAGAGGGTTCCAATTTATGGGGGGGTTCCAATTCTCCCTATCGTGTGGGGTAGAAAAAGCATGAGGTAGTTCTATATGGGTAACTCTGAGGGCTTCCTTGAAATGTTTGGACGAGAAAATATTGTTGTTTGACATTGTGAAATGTGTCTGCAATGTTAAACAGTATTTAAATGTGTAATTTTATGCATCCAAATTATAATCATTCACTGAGTTTTGAGTAACCATCACTGTGACTTTAAGAAGTGGAAAGGAAATCATACAGGCAGTACTTTGACCTTAACTTAACCTGTATAAACCAACAAACCAACAAAAGCCAAAGTTAACTGCACATTTTACACGTGGCTTCCATACACATAACATGAAGATCATCTGGTAAGTAATATTGCACTGCATCTTACCTCCAGACTGTATAAGCTAATAATAATTATGTTAAGTTAATGTTCATCAACAAGGATGAAATGTATTGTGAGATATTGTTCACATACTGAATCAAATGTGAATCTAAATGAAGAATAAAGTCTCATATTCATTGTCTCAAACTCTCAAAACCCTAATGGGAATTAATAAGGCACTATTGAGAACAGCTTTTCATGGTCTTTCATGatttgtatcaaatcaaattgtattaattGGTCGCATATGGATATTGAGCAGATATTATcgcaggtgtagcaaaatgcttgtacataaatgagaatatatatatatatatataatcagcTCACTGACAATATATCAAAATCCATTCAATGTGTTATTCAAACTGAATATGATTTCCTATCTCTGTTTGTTTTATATTTCAGATAAATGATGACATACATTGGAAGCATGACTTTGTGCCTTTTTTTATTTCTGTTGATTATGTGTGGTTCAGTTTGCCATGGTGGGAAGTTGCTGGTCTTTCCTGTGGAGGGAAGTCACTGGGTTAACATGGACATTTTGATCAAGGCTCTTCACTCTCAGGGACACACCATCACAGTGGTACGAACGACAAAAAGTTGGTATATCAAAGAAGAATCGCCCTACTACAGTTCTATTACAATACCTGTCACTGACGCTATGGATGAGGAATTTGTAAAGCCAATTATTAAGAAAATAATTAATATAGAGAGAGGAACGAGCTCTGTATTAAactttatacatttgcaaatcgAGATGATCTCTGCCAGGTCTAAGTTTCATAAATATGCTAGTGACTTAGCAACTGCTGTATTGAAAGACACTGATTTAATAAAGACCCTAAAGGAGAACCAATATGACCTGGTGCTTACTGACCCAGCATGGGGAGGAGGTCTATTGGTGGCTCACTATCTTCAGCTACCTCTAGTCTACAATGTACGGTGGGCAATCAGTGGAGAGGGACATTTAACTATTGCACCATCACCAATGTCATACATTCCAATGACTTTATCAGGGCACTCAGACAAAATGACTTTCACAGAAAGAGTAAAGAATATGCTTTTGTATTTGCTATCTGCTGTTCGGGACAGGTTGACTGTCTGGCCACATTACCAGGCTGTTTGTGATGAGTTTTTCCAACCAGGTGTCGACTTTTATGAGTTATTACAAGGAGCTGATCTGTGGCTCATGAGAATTGACTTTGTGTTTGAATTTCCTCGTCCCACCATGCCTAATGTTATCTACATGGCAGGGTTCCAATGTAATCCTGCCAAACCTCTTCCCCAAGAACTGGAGAAGTTTGTTCACAGTTCTGGGGAGCATGGAGTCATTATCATGTCTTTGGGGACTTTCGTTACTGAATTACCACATGATATAGCTGATGTGATTGCTGCTGCTTTTTCCCAAATGCCTCAGAAGGTAATCTGGAGACACAAAGGAGACAGGCCAGCTTCTCTGGGCAACAACACCTTAGTAGTTGACTGGATGCCTCAGAATGATCTGTTAGGACACCCTAAGACAAGGCTGTTTGTAGCTCATGGAGGAACAAATGGGGTTCAAGAGGCTATCTACCATGGAATTCCTGTTGTGGGTCTACCTCTGTTTTTTGATCAATATGACAACCTCCTTCgtctgaaagagagaggaggagcaaagCTTTTATCCATGGCAACAGTAGACAAGAACAATAACTTCCTAGAGGCCTTACAGGAAGTTCTGGATGAGCCGTCCTACAGGATGAACATGCAGAGACTCTCCAGGCTACAACGGGACGTGCCAATGGAACCCCTGGACACTGCCCTCTTCTGGATTGAGTTTGTCATGAGACACAAAGGTGCTGCTCACCTGCGTACAGAGTCCTACAGAATGCCTTGGTACTCCTACCACTCTGTAGATGTTGTCCTGATGTTGTTGGGTGTTGTTTCAGTGGTTATTCTTCTTCTTGTTGCAATAGTAAGATATTTATGCATTAGAAAATGCTTGAAAAGAAAGATTAAAAGTGAATGAATGAGCAGATCCAATTCTCCACATTCTGGTGCACACAAATAGTAGGATATATATGACTTAAAGCTGTTATATGGAACAATACCCAACAAAACTCCTATAGGTATGCGAGTTATGGaactgtcattctcattgaaagcaagtctaagacgccgtagatctgttctatgtgtgctatctCTATGCTTCCCATGTTTAAGTATCTTTTTgcttcttttactttcggttttgtacaccaggtTCAAACAGCAGGAAATACaacatttttggttatggaaaatatatttcacagtggtttagatgatacaatgattctctacactacacTTGCTTGTTTTGCCACATagactgaaattaggcaaacgattacaattttagcaaccaggaaatggcagagtgatttctgcatagtacATCTTTAAATCATGAAAATGTATAATGTCGAATTGATGCCAACATAATAAAATGCTTATGTATAATTTAGTGTGAAATATATTTCTTGTCAAGTATTTCCAGATGGTTGTGCATTTTGTGATTCAATTCTACACTGCAAATATTTACTGTAAGTGTTACAATCACAGTGTTAAAGATTTTTTACTCTGTGTAGTGTAAAGAAAAATCTAAACCTCatccatcattatcatatttaccatcatgctctattgcaggttgatGTTTAGTATTGTTTGTtgcaatatctgtgtttttgcatgtacattgatctTATGCTACAGAAAGATACATACTTTGCCAGCCAGCATAATGTAATTTGCAGGCCTGATGTGTTAGGTGTTAGGGAGAAACTAGGCCATCAAAGAAAGCCCATATgatgtatgtaatgtattgtcataaagGGTTTAATCTTAATTAAACTATAACACTTAGGCACTCACTTCGTGAAGGCTACAGGCCTGGAAGTGAATGAACAAATGCAACAAactctgtcactaacaaacacAGTAATGGGTGGTAACTCGATCATTCCCTCAAAAGGCAGACTGGTAAATATACAATTAAGGCTTTACACCCTACAGTGTTAAAATATAATAAACTTCTAGGGTACAAATGCTGTCTGATGGAGTTGACTGTTAACATCTGCTACAGAGTTCACACTTTCAAAACTGTTATTTTAACACCAGTTAAGTTGGACTCATATATACATTCTGATATAATACAATGTACAATCTCCGAGTTCAATGTACACTCGTGATTTTGCTGTGTACAGCTTAAATTGACAACCTCATAGCCTTAAATAATAACATAGCATTTAgaagacgcttttatccaaagtcacgtacagtcatgcgtgcataatTCTTTTGTATATGAGTGGCCCCAGCTCTCACAAACACATATTGCATATTCCAAACAAGTACAAGTTGGTGAAAGTCCACAAACACAGAAACATTGTGGTCACTCAGattaactcactcactctcatcAAGGGATTTTACGTtaatgtcacattctgacctttaatTCCTttctttgtatttatttagtatggtcagggcgtgagttgggtgggcagtctatgtttgtttttctatgatttggggatttgtatgtttcggcctagtatagttctcaatcagaggcaggtgtcattagttgtctctgattgagaatcatacttaggtagcctgggttgcactgtttgtttgtggatgATTGTCTATGCTAGTTGCTTGTGTCATCACAGGTCTCATTTATAGCGTCACGGACTTTATTGGTTTTGTGTTCAGTGTAttctttaattaaatattcaccatgaacacataccacgccgcattttggtcccctgatccttctcgcttctcctcttcagatgaagaggaggaagaccgtgacagaatcatcacatgtttagtgagtccgccagatcagaggcagtagggatgaccagggatgttctcttgataattgTGCGAATTGGACCAGTTTCTGCCCTGCTAAGCATATAAcgtgtacttttgggtgtcagggaaaatgtatggagtaaaaagtacatcattttctttaggaatgtagtgaagtaaaagtaaaagttcaGATACACccaaaaaatacttaagtagtactttaaagtattttttacttaagtactttacaccactgcatggcCACATCTATTTGTCAGCGGTGAATGAGGACATAAGGTTGAAGATATTGCTCTGTCCACGTCAGTGCTTCTCTCCTACTATCTACTTTATTtgtttctttaacctgtctcctccccttcatctacactgattgaagtggatttaacaagtgacatcaacaagggatcatagttttcacctggattcacctggtcagtctatgtcctggaaagagcaggtgttcttaatgttttgtacactcagtatatagtGTAGTGCAATCAAATGTCTCTCATGAGGAGAAAAGTAATTCATGGTGAGCTCCAGCAAAAGTCTTGTCAAATGGATCTGCTTGTAAAAAGAGAtgactcatccctctctctctctctctctctctctccatagctCTCCGTAGCTGTCCGGAACGCCGTACTAGCACAACGTACAGCTCCTCTTTAAAAACAAAGTTGCCTTTCACTGGCCCAGATTCACACACC harbors:
- the LOC135548194 gene encoding UDP-glucuronosyltransferase 2A1-like isoform X2, giving the protein MDILIKALHSQGHTITVVRTTKSWYIKEESPYYSSITIPVTDAMDEEFVKPIIKKIINIERGTSSVLNFIHLQIEMISARSKFHKYASDLATAVLKDTDLIKTLKENQYDLVLTDPAWGGGLLVAHYLQLPLVYNVRWAISGEGHLTIAPSPMSYIPMTLSGHSDKMTFTERVKNMLLYLLSAVRDRLTVWPHYQAVCDEFFQPGVDFYELLQGADLWLMRIDFVFEFPRPTMPNVIYMAGFQCNPAKPLPQELEKFVHSSGEHGVIIMSLGTFVTELPHDIADVIAAAFSQMPQKVIWRHKGDRPASLGNNTLVVDWMPQNDLLGHPKTRLFVAHGGTNGVQEAIYHGIPVVGLPLFFDQYDNLLRLKERGGAKLLSMATVDKNNNFLEALQEVLDEPSYRMNMQRLSRLQRDVPMEPLDTALFWIEFVMRHKGAAHLRTESYRMPWYSYHSVDVVLMLLGVVSVVILLLVAIVRYLCIRKCLKRKIKSE
- the LOC135548194 gene encoding UDP-glucuronosyltransferase 2A1-like isoform X1, which gives rise to MMTYIGSMTLCLFLFLLIMCGSVCHGGKLLVFPVEGSHWVNMDILIKALHSQGHTITVVRTTKSWYIKEESPYYSSITIPVTDAMDEEFVKPIIKKIINIERGTSSVLNFIHLQIEMISARSKFHKYASDLATAVLKDTDLIKTLKENQYDLVLTDPAWGGGLLVAHYLQLPLVYNVRWAISGEGHLTIAPSPMSYIPMTLSGHSDKMTFTERVKNMLLYLLSAVRDRLTVWPHYQAVCDEFFQPGVDFYELLQGADLWLMRIDFVFEFPRPTMPNVIYMAGFQCNPAKPLPQELEKFVHSSGEHGVIIMSLGTFVTELPHDIADVIAAAFSQMPQKVIWRHKGDRPASLGNNTLVVDWMPQNDLLGHPKTRLFVAHGGTNGVQEAIYHGIPVVGLPLFFDQYDNLLRLKERGGAKLLSMATVDKNNNFLEALQEVLDEPSYRMNMQRLSRLQRDVPMEPLDTALFWIEFVMRHKGAAHLRTESYRMPWYSYHSVDVVLMLLGVVSVVILLLVAIVRYLCIRKCLKRKIKSE